From one Asterias amurensis chromosome 14, ASM3211899v1 genomic stretch:
- the LOC139947035 gene encoding brefeldin A-inhibited guanine nucleotide-exchange protein 3-like isoform X3 produces the protein MEDVLGTIIKEASANKHKTIRETCSQAIDALECKESPASLGPSDLREICLLPLRLALESKNNKLAAHAVSGLQKLISDPRFKSDPSQDDEEHRLPLQVLQCVASSPQLAEDIQVEILKILLTVTCSASCSVSALSVIKVSEFCLTSHNLSKHDVHRACQITLLQILSILAQNATQLMKQLCMECFQQSPHAGVRAISTLAVKQTLGSFSVTNRMPQDIAQNDQEPTQDAVTTSADPHEAFVQVLQYFCSKLNDSQRASQGHHGNHGQPLLTLQLEAVLAMLSNAGPELRESPILVKAIWQQLCPSLIAILGIPRDEKSIVSSHHPATPAASPNHETSHARHSGLQDQGRGSGGSATAPATGNSSARIVYSIATELVRLVGGLESMRPVLGSLFHRMLLYPPPVHRNEALKVLKEMLSTPERILDLAGPPLTDQDPEKTAIGKAGNKTRSTDMDLLKLLMDGIAGATQSRDSAVCLSSVACVGALLSSLDEISQGKGLNEKQVELILSRAQEQQKENDNLDVLQAQKYDRDDDLPKPELVILGVKDKSTSDGEEASVCSDIEGEAKEVQIERSDEETGEVDEDEKTEKATVEDGEDAEFEVENGEVTAEELEGGEPEEEEIDIADLGCRVTERSEEKEVEGQVSKDGSLGDDEKEEASEDVDEAELSKDVEQESTEGATPEDAAESTPPETKKFAKIVQDVDSKMADLATGDTHVMPYHLDQEDDADDQSSASAPSSTSSSSTPLMSPEKISAERLLAEQQEQKREEIERLSRQNLEKEKQGARDFTEALVALLPAIIPMTDTVDVDEALQKFASHFVAGHSFRKHGMDDGPLGLNMAPVINADGIYVAVYFGLLLNLKLIRSGHYESPGQLPLTKNQFIESVHNSGVLVYLSSAWLGELYQILISRNLLGEAGYKTRSFHCNKALISLLTDIDGLHSQELGGQMLHDAALHNQKLLNIITKSTTKASEAGMAFTQDILLTLWKQLLAVLAVPLSMRNLSGIGSIALMLGTEGAKEQNIRDRDAICLSLEALRKAAALSCTLGLQARCADLFSQIANTSCMSEDPALRPQQTSGAGGDTSSVSGKMSLRGRSSKSQGIRLHAAHVLSLDAILSMGLEMGSHAGECWQHIFKCCAYVSQLEHCHFSSNNQPSIALPKVTDAPPNTPSGDDLELMMPSYVPIPSAAPVAPTFDVSEVINSEIGKDTGFEVGSARGGMLSATTAAKVVCGLSSEVDRYFDEAANNLNLSSLIAFLRELRAASRHQLYQNTTKQGQSAIAPTSPRKSLNTSGQASTSLLLFRMGDVILKCARHPSRPLLHLMQAWSVVAPHFIEAACHRDRHVSKQAIISIHDVLTELLSVKMEHPYFNFHEALLKPFESLLCLELCDEDVQDQVVSSICETVEASFANIKSGWRPLFGALRAVRVYKQQLTNNMDEETTDRTEHPLAPLFNVFEAFLNTDNVAVFANAAVDCILCLLKFLRGSGCTNTSDNLPPSSSEPPSPESHAKTLDLCFPALNYLHRCHKILASIYTMPACPIFRGAQSIKLGAQEVVPDDPLTPTFQSGGQAFRRASSKDEDLFEPVMAEQVDDATGISRVWFLLLEGLAGAVSTCPRQHQPQTLELLFELLRSVLSVPGPQFAVFAVSELLLPMLHSWVQRSRQFASVWEATAANFKHACGLSTDLVVEYVVHFVKMDMPMTGLYSMLRQMLDVLIECVGQPNESVSRLGCSCIRHLLLSAGPSFTHDMWTVACLAMQRAIAMSLRNLKLLMSCFQPWSDDFMGDICQVKVAARRDVSELEYLRLQQLAQQVFLLESQRTGTVDVDNDSNRSFIFIIYPPDMDLNTSIDQIKSRVSFRGVVLGLLAHQLLIQTLGTIFLYGAENQTSREQNMIATPSSVPQHGTTLGQEPDPDLTDTSLPGLLAYLSPKNLGLLLECFVQSYQTACDFNSRPGLKFLLQKVAKFEVAVNLYWQAGVSFTFYLHTLLELCHHASGEKLTLDHIKSLVRQRVGEDCRPYSPKPVTKRVSFENPLSEYEHVGDGVKRERSDTDNSISSRGSEGSLQLLCDLTFYPSIQNPNPDWIVRRLHGICNDICASYIQMYLDQQGNMVDISRINEQPLFFLVAPKSPEVPSKPSEFFGFDEGDEEEESENEDKDSENEGKSPTPKDKSPKFASHWTPKIKSDSHEEESVVDVMEEHLNKKSGDSKKKGESVYTVASRKTIKSLMQEYKKRKTQHSRSVFVKKPTYKELKYTQMLERRDAAAANGSSHEERQRHQQIKDEQRSSITRDSEAEINTWSDMVHTMLQLLQLLPDSHFQALLPAVFPGINQLIRHVLDDRVRQAVVEFMDRVAHLYEIL, from the exons ATCCACATGAGGCTTTTGTGCAAGTCCTGCAGTACTTTTGCTCCAAGCTCAATGACTCACAAAG AGCTTCACAAGGTCACCATGGCAACCATGGTCAGCCTCTTCTTACACTTCAGCTGGAGGCGGTCTTAGCGATGTTGAGTAACGCCGGCCCTGAGCTGAGGGAGAGTCCCATACTTGTCAAGGCCATCTG GCAACAGCTTTGTCCGAGCCTCATTGCCATTCTCGGCATCCCACGAGATGAGAAGTCCATCGTCTCTTCCCATCACCCAGCCACGCCCGCCGCCTCACCAAATCACGAGACCAGCCACGCCCGTCACTCGGGCCTCCAAGATCAAGGGCGTGGCTCTGGGGGTTCTGCGACCGCACCAGCCACAGGTAACTCGTCTGCGAGGATCGTGTACAGCATCGCAACGGAGTTGGTGCGTCTTGTAGGAGGTCTGGAGTCTATGAGGCCTGTTCTGGGGTCTCTGTTCCATAGGATGCTCCTCTATCCTCCTCCAGTACACAGAAATGAGGCTCTGAAAGTCTTGAAAGAG ATGCTTTCAACACCTGAGCGTATATTGGATCTGGCTGGTCCTCCTCTAACTGATCAAGACCCTGAGAAGACTGCCATAGGGAAGGCAGGGAACAAGACCAGAAGCACTGATATGGACCTGTTAAAATT aTTGATGGATGGTATAGCCGGTGCCACGCAATCCCGTGATAGTGCCGTGTGCCTGTCCAGCGTTGCCTGTGTGGGGGCGCTCTTGTCCTCGCTGGATGAGATAAGTCAGGGCAAGGGTCTGAATGAGAAGCAGGTGGAACTGATTCTGAGCCGGGCGCAAGAACAACAGAAAGAAAACG ATAATCTGGATGTTTTACAAGCCCAAAAGTATGATAGAGACGATGATTTGCCAAAGCCTGAACTcgtcattttgggagtcaaggATAAATCAACATCAGATGGAGAAGAAGCCTCTGTTTGCTCTGACATTGAAGGAGAAGCCAAGGAGGTTCAAATAGAAAGGAGCGACGAGGAAACAGGAGAAGTTGACGAAGATGAGAAGACAGAGAAAGCAACTGTGGAAGACGGAGAAGATGCAGAGTTTGAAGTAGAAAATGGAGAGGTGACAGCTGAGGAATTAGAGGGAGGTGAGCCTGAAGAAGAGGAGATTGATATTGCAGATCTGGGCTGCCGTGTTACAGAGAGAAGTGAGGAGAAGGAGGTGGAGGGTCAGGTGAGCAAAGATGGGTCGCTAGGAGATGATGAAAAAGAGGAGGCTAGTGAGGATGTAGATGAGGCAGAACTCTCAAAAGATGTGGAGCAAGAATCAACCGAGGGGGCGACACCTGAGGATGCTGCGGAATCCACTCCACCTGAAACCAAGAAATTCGCAAAGATCGTCCAAGATGTGGACTCTAAGATGGCTGACCTAGCAACGGGCGACACCCATGTGATGCCGTATCACCTGGACCAGGAGGATGATGCCGACGATCAGTCCTCCGCATCAGCTCCCTCCTCCACCTCGTCATCCTCGACGCCGCTTATGTCACCGGAGAAGATTTCGGCGGAGCGACTTCTGGCCGAGCAGCAGGAGCAGAAACGGGAGGAGATTGAGCGTCTTTCCCGACAGAATCTCGAGAAGGAAAAGCAGGGAGCGAGGGATTTCACTGAGGCATTGGTGGCGCTGTTGCCTGCGATTATACCAATGACGGACACTGTTGATGTCGATGAGGCACTCCAGAAATTTGCATCACACTTTGTTGCAG GACACTCTTTCCGAAAGCATGGCATGGACGATGGTCCATTGGGTCTGAACATGGCACCGGTCATCAATGCAGATGGTATTTATGTAGCCGTCTACTTTGGTCTTCTCCTCAATCTCAAGTTGATTCGCAGCGGACACTATGAGAGCCCTGGCCAGCTTCCACTGACCAAA AATCAGTTCATTGAGAGTGTTCACAACAGCGGAGTGCTGGTTTACCTGTCATCAGCCTGGCTAGGGGAGCTGTATCAGATTCTAATCTCAAGGAATCTACTCGGGGAGGCTGGGTACAAGACCAGGTCCTTCCACTGTAATAAGGCCCTCATATCTCTGCTCACTG ATATTGATGGGTTGCACAGCCAGGAGTTGGGTGGTCAGATGCTTCATGATGCAGCGTTGCATAACCAGAAACTACTCAACATTATCACAAAGAGTACAACAAAAGCCAGTGAAGCAG GGATGGCATTCACCCAGGATATTCTGCTGACCCTCTGGAAGCAGCTCTTGGCAGTCCTCGCCGTCCCACTCTCCATGCGTAACCTGTCCGGTATCGGCAGCATTGCGCTCATGTTGGGCACCGAGGGCGCTAAAGAACAGAATATACGAGATAGAGACGCAATCTGCCTCAGTCTGGAGGCACTAAGGAAAGCAGCTGCACTCAGTTGCACTCTCG GTCTACAGGCTCGCTGTGCCGACCTCTTCTCTCAAATTGCCAACACTTCCTGCATGAGTGAGGACCCGGCCCTCCGCCCCCAGCAGACCTCAGGGGCAGGAGGCGATACGTCATCCGTCAGTGGGAAGATGTCCCTGCGAGGGCGCTCTTCAAAAAGTCAGGGAATACGACTTCATGCAGCACATGTACTGAGTCTGGATGCAATACTGTCCATGGGTCTGGAGATGGGGAGCCACGCTGGAGAATGTTGGCAGCATATATTCAA GTGCTGTGCCTATGTCTCCCAGCTCGAACACTGTCACTTCAGCAGCAACAACCAGCCATCGATAGCCCTGCCCAAGGTTACCGACGCCCCTCCGAACACTCCAAGTGGGGACGACTTAGAGCTCATGATGCCCTCCTATGTCCCCATCCCATCAGCCGCGCCTGTTGCGCCGACCTTTGACGTGTCAGAAGTCATCAACAGTGAGATTGGAAAAGATACTGGGTTTGAGGTTGGGTCGGCAAGGGGTGGAATGCTGAGTGCAACAACGGCGGCGAAGGTTGTATGTGGGCTGTCTTCAGAGGTGGACAG GTATTTCGATGAAGCGGCAAATAACTTGAATCTGAGTTCCCTGATTGCCTTCCTTCGGGAGCTGAGAGCTGCGTCAAGACATCAGCTTTACCAGAACACAACAAAACAG GGTCAGAGTGCCATAGCACCAACCTCCCCCAGAAAGTCTCTGAATACCTCCGGGCAGGCCAGCACCTCTCTGCTTCTATTCCGCATGGGTGATGTGATTCTCAAGTGTGCTCGTCATCCTAGCCGTCCACTGTTGCACCTCATGCAAGCCTGGAGTGTAGTGGCACCACACTTTATTGAG GCTGCCTGCCACAGGGACCGTCATGTCTCTAAGCAGGCTATTATATCCATCCATGATGTCTTAACGGAGCTCCTGTCAGTCAAGATGGAGCATCCTTACTTCAACTTTCATGAGGCCCTCCTCAAGCCTTTTGAGAGCCTTCTGTGTCTTGAGCTGTGTGATGAGGACGTTCAAGACCAG GTTGTGTCTTCCATTTGCGAAACTGTAGAAGCCTCCTTTGCCAATATCAAATCCGGCTGGCGGCCACTGTTTGGGGCCCTCCGTGCAGTGCGAGTCTACAAGCAGCAGTTGACGAATAACATGGACGAAGAGACCACAGATCGTACTGAGCACCCTCTGGCCCCGTTGTTCAACGTGTTTGAAGCCTTTTTGAATACAGACAACGTTGCAGTGTTCGCCAACGCCGCTGTTGACTGCATACTGTGCCTTTTGAAATTTCTCAGGGGTTCTG GATGTACCAATACATCAGATAACTTGCCGCCAAGCTCCTCTGAGCCTCCCTCACCTGAAAGTCATGCAAAGACCCTCGACCTGTGCTTCCCAGCTCTCAACTACCTTCATCGCTGCCACAAGATCCTCGCCTCCATCTACACAATGCCAGCTTGCCCGATCTTCCGTGGGGCGCAGTCCATCAAGTTAGGGGCGCAGGAAGTTGTCCCTGATGATCCCTTGACCCCGACGTTCCAATCAGGAGGACAAGCATTTCGCCGGGCTAGCAGTAAGGACGAGGATCTCTTTGAGCCGGTGATGGCGGAGCAGGTGGACGATGCAACGGGGATCAGTAGGGTCTGGTTCCTGCTGCTGGAGGGTCTGGCAGGAGCCGTGTCGACATGTCCACGACAGCACCAGCCTCAGACACTAGAGCTGCTTTTTGAGCTGCTGAGATCAGTTCTTTCTGTTCCAG gTCCACAATTTGCTGTATTTGCCGTCTCGGAGCTCCTTCTTCCAATGTTACACTCCTGGGTTCAGCGTAGCCGACAGTTTGCCTCCGTCTGGGAAGCAACTGCAGCCAACTTCAAGCATGCGTGCGGTCTGTCCACGGACCTTGTGGTGGAATACGTTGTGCACTTTGTGAAAATGGACATGCCCATGACAGGACTGTACTCCATGCTACGCCAGATGCTGGATGTGCTGATCGAGTGTGTTGGGCAACCTAATGAGTCCGTGTCCAGACTAGGCTGTTCCTGTATCAG ACACTTACTACTGAGTGCAGGTCCTTCATTCACCCACGACATGTGGACTGTGGCATGCTTAGCGATGCAGCGTGCCATAGCCATGAGTCTACGCAACCTGAAGCTCCTGATGTCATGTTTCCAGCCGTGGTCCGATGATTTCATGGGTGATATCTGCCAGGTGAAGGTCGCTGCCAGGAGGGACGTGAGCGAGCTGGAGTACTTAAGGCTGCAGCAGTTGGCTCAACAG GTATTTCTGTTGGAGTCTCAACGCACTGGAACTGTTGATGTTGACAATGATTCCAACCGGTCCTTCATTTTTATCATCTATCCACCCGACATGGACCTGAATACAAGCATAGACCAGATCAAAAGCAG GGTGTCCTTCAGAGGTGTTGTCCTGGGTCTGCTTGCCCATCAGCTCCTCATCCAGACCCTAGGGACAATCTTCCTCTACGGAGCTGAGAACCAAACCAGCAGGGAGCAAAATATGATTGCTACACCAAGTAGTGTTCCACAACATGGTACAACTCTCGGTCAGGAACCAGACCCGGACCTCACAGACACCTCTCTGCCTGGGCTTCTAGCATACCTCTCACCAAAGAATCTGGGGCTTCTATTGGAGTGCTTCGTCCAGTCGTACCAGACAGCTTGCGACTTCAACAGCCGTCCTGGGCTAAAGTTTCTTCTACAGAAAGTGGCAAAGTTTGAGGTGGCCGTCAACTTGTACTGGCAGGCTGGGGTAAGTTTCACGTTTTACCTCCACACTTTGCTGGAGCTTTGCCACCATGCCAGTGGGGAGAAACTAACACTTGATCACATCAAGAGTCTAGTGAGACAGCGTGTCGGGGAAGATTGTCGGCCGTATTCTCCCAAACCGGTCACTAAGAGGGTGAGCTTTGAGAACCCTCTATCTGAGTATGAGCACGTCGGGGATGGCGTCAAGAGAGAGCGGTCCGATACTGACAATAGCATCTCTAGCAGGGGCAGTGAGGGAAGCCTTCAGCTACTGTGCGACTTAACGTTCTACCCTTCTATTCAAAACCCCAATCCTGACTGGATTGTTCGCCGCCTTCATGGCATTTGTAATGACATCTGTGCCTCCTACATTCAAATGTACCTTGATCAGCAAGGAAACATGGTGGACATATCGCGGATCAATGAGCAGCCACTGTTCTTCCTTGTCGCTCCGAAATCTCCCGAGGTACCCTCTAAGCCGAGCGAGTTCTTCGGCTTCGATGAAGGCGATGAGGAGGAGGAAAGTGAAAATGAGGATAAGGACAGCGAGAATGAAGGGAAATCCCCAACCCCTAAGGATAAAAGCCCAAAGTTTGCTTCTCACTGGACTCCCAAGATCAAATCTGATTCCCATGAAGAGGAGAGCGTTGTCGACGTCATGGAGGAACACTTGAACAAGAAATCAGGAGATTCAAAGAAGAAGGGTGAGAGCGTCTACACCGTTGCGTCGCGGAAGACAATCAAGAGCTTGATGCAGGAGTACAAGAAGAGGAAGACGCAGCATTCAAGATCTGTGTTCGTCAAGAAGCCGACTTACAAAGAGCTGAAATATACTCAGATGCTTGAGAGACGGGATGCTGCTGCTGCAAACGGATCGTCTCACGAGGAGCGGCAGCGGCACCAGCAGATCAAGGACGAGCAGAGATCTTCGATCACGCGAGACAGCGAGGCAGAGATCAACACATGGAGCGACATGGTGCACACCATGCTTCAGCTGCTGCAGCTGCTTCCAGACTCCCACTTCCAAGCCCTTCTGCCTGCCGTGTTTCCTGGTATCAACCAGCTCATCAGGCATGTCCTGGACGACAGGGTGAGGCAGGCGGTTGTAGAGTTCATGGATAGAGTGGCTCATCTCTATGAAATTCTCTGA